A window of the Henckelia pumila isolate YLH828 chromosome 3, ASM3356847v2, whole genome shotgun sequence genome harbors these coding sequences:
- the LOC140889752 gene encoding uncharacterized protein encodes MAKNRPIDTKGKKGFKVLVLNEVDKLSREAQHSLRRTMEKYSASCRLILCCNSSSKVTEAVRSRYLIMRINAPTEGEVGQQSNRSLRRAILLFETCRVQQNTDCVLARKQYFILKLAYQSLRELVPGRNRKGIADPILKGGLVFEKDPWSKVSEDAKNLVKGVLEPNPYSQLAVEEVFENRWIQNVDKVSNIPPGEHVKTRIKQFSLMNKFKKRVLQAIAADGGFREVILQFRLHFEAESCGGWLFGRLSRSVRQKAGFSVF; translated from the exons ATGGCCAAAAATCGACCTATTGACACTAAAGGGAAAAAAGGTTTCAAAG TTCTAGTGCTAAATGAGGTTGACAAACTCTCGAGAGAAGCCCAGCATTCTCTTCGAAGAACAATGGAGAAATATAGTGCATCTTGTAGACTAATCCTATGCTGCAACAGCTCCTCCAAGGTTACTGAAGCCGTCCGCTCTCGTTATTTGATTATGCGAATAAATGCTCCAACAGAAGGGGAAGTCG GCCAGCAGTCTAATAGGAGTCTGAGGAGGGCAATATTGTTGTTTGAAACTTGTCGTGTTCAACA GAACACAGATTGCGTCTTGGCCAGAAAGCAATATTTCATCTTGAAG CTTGCTTATCAAAGCCTCAGGGAGCTGGTGCCGGGCAG AAACAGAAAAGGGATTGCAGACCCAATATTGAAAGGTGGGTTGGTTTTTGAAAAGGATCCGTGGTCGAAAGTTTCCGAAGATGCTAAGAATTTGGTGAAAGGGGTGCTGGAGCCAAACCCCTACTCACAGCTCGCAGTTGAAGAAGTTTTTG AAAACCGGTGGATACAAAATGTTGACAAGGTCTCAAACATTCCTCCGGGAGAACATGTTAAAACAAGAATCAAGCAGTTTTCACTGATGAATAAATTCAAGAAAAGGGTTCTCCAAGCAA TTGCTGCTGATGGAGGGTTCCGAGAAGTGATTCTACAGTTCAG ATTGCATTTCGAAGCAGAAAGCTGTGGTGGATGGTTATTTGGAAGACTGTCGAGGTCTGTACGACAGAAGGCAG GTTTCTCTGTGTTCTAA